A stretch of the Flavobacterium aquiphilum genome encodes the following:
- a CDS encoding TonB-dependent receptor, which produces MKRYIVALFLGLTAFLQAQNSITGKVTDSKNNSLAGVIVDASDLHKSTKTDENGVYTLTALPNGNLTLVFSSVGFATQNKKIEKVQNTQTLDVVMEELAFQMDEVIVSTPFSKLQSQNVMKIDRESVKTMQEKGSATLIEGLATIPGVSQVSTGTSIGKPVIRGLSGNRVLVYTQGIRLENQQFGDEHGLGLNDAGVENVEVIKGPASLLYGSDALGGVLFFNPEKFALANTFQGDFGQRMFSNTLGTSTTLGLKTSTDNWKYLVRGSYNTQSDYKIPDGDRVTNTRFQEMDFKAGLGYSNAKFSSVLRYNYNNLDVGIPEDGIADQTTSKKTAFPKQGVYNNLFSLNNTLFFTDSKLDVNLGYIRNDRNEFEDSDVAVLHMILNTFDYNVKYYLPKLGKVETIFGIQGMSQENRNLGEEYLIPNATTNDFGVFGTGIYNWGESSIQGGLRFDYRHLVSEEYGIVGDEGYFEALDKNYDSFNASLGYKTNFAKDLSFRLNTATGFRAPNLAELSSNGVHEGTFRYEIGNADLKTEQNLQTDLDLEYKSTHFEFSVSGFYNHINDYIYSSPTGAEIDGFKVYDYIQNNANLYGGELALHIHPHPLDWLHIESSFETVTGKLQDGGYLPQIPANNWDNTIKTDFKIGNWLEDAFATLNVSTTFSQDKVSGYDISSDGYTLFNMGFGGKVKLGKTAFDINLNGNNLLNKTYIPHLSRLATSGIPNLGRNFVLGVAFKF; this is translated from the coding sequence ATGAAAAGATATATAGTTGCCCTATTTTTGGGGCTTACCGCCTTTTTGCAGGCACAAAATTCCATAACCGGAAAAGTCACCGATTCCAAAAACAATTCATTGGCAGGCGTTATCGTCGATGCCTCCGATTTGCATAAATCAACAAAAACAGACGAAAACGGAGTTTATACTTTGACCGCACTTCCAAACGGTAATTTAACTTTAGTGTTTTCATCCGTGGGGTTTGCGACCCAAAATAAAAAGATCGAAAAAGTCCAAAACACGCAGACACTCGATGTTGTTATGGAAGAACTGGCCTTTCAGATGGATGAGGTTATTGTCTCCACGCCATTTTCCAAATTGCAATCCCAAAACGTAATGAAAATTGACCGCGAAAGTGTTAAAACAATGCAGGAAAAGGGGAGTGCCACCTTGATTGAAGGATTGGCAACCATTCCGGGAGTTTCACAAGTTTCTACAGGAACTTCTATAGGTAAACCAGTAATCCGCGGATTGAGCGGGAACAGGGTTTTGGTATATACACAGGGAATCCGATTGGAGAATCAACAATTTGGAGATGAACACGGGCTTGGACTCAACGACGCCGGAGTGGAAAATGTTGAGGTTATAAAAGGTCCGGCTTCCTTGCTTTACGGTTCGGATGCGCTAGGTGGGGTTTTGTTTTTTAATCCCGAAAAGTTTGCCTTGGCGAATACTTTTCAGGGCGATTTTGGACAACGAATGTTTTCGAATACGCTCGGAACCAGTACAACTTTAGGTTTGAAAACATCCACCGATAATTGGAAATATTTGGTACGCGGTTCTTACAACACCCAATCCGATTATAAAATTCCCGATGGTGACCGTGTGACCAACACCCGTTTTCAGGAAATGGATTTCAAGGCCGGATTAGGGTACAGCAACGCCAAATTTTCGAGTGTGTTGCGATACAATTACAACAATCTTGATGTGGGAATTCCGGAGGATGGAATCGCTGATCAAACCACTTCCAAAAAAACAGCTTTTCCTAAACAAGGGGTTTACAATAATTTATTCTCCTTGAACAACACCCTGTTTTTTACCGATTCCAAATTGGATGTGAATTTGGGTTATATCCGAAATGACAGAAACGAATTTGAAGACAGTGATGTTGCGGTTTTGCACATGATTTTAAACACGTTTGACTATAATGTCAAATATTATCTTCCTAAACTAGGGAAAGTTGAAACCATATTTGGAATACAGGGAATGTCTCAAGAAAATAGAAATCTCGGAGAAGAATATTTAATTCCAAACGCAACAACGAATGACTTTGGCGTTTTTGGAACTGGGATTTATAATTGGGGAGAAAGTTCGATTCAGGGAGGACTTCGTTTTGATTACCGACATTTAGTTTCCGAAGAATATGGAATCGTTGGGGATGAAGGTTATTTTGAAGCACTTGATAAAAATTATGACAGTTTCAACGCTTCATTGGGTTACAAAACCAATTTTGCCAAGGATTTATCTTTCCGATTGAATACGGCAACGGGTTTTAGGGCTCCGAATTTGGCCGAGCTTTCGTCCAACGGAGTTCACGAAGGAACTTTTCGTTATGAAATAGGAAACGCAGATTTAAAAACCGAACAAAATTTGCAAACCGATTTGGATTTGGAATACAAAAGCACCCATTTTGAGTTTAGTGTAAGCGGTTTTTATAATCATATCAACGATTATATTTATTCGTCACCAACCGGAGCAGAAATTGATGGATTCAAGGTTTATGATTACATCCAGAATAATGCCAATTTGTATGGAGGAGAATTAGCTTTGCACATTCACCCGCATCCATTGGATTGGTTGCATATCGAATCTAGTTTTGAAACCGTTACGGGAAAATTGCAGGATGGTGGTTACTTGCCACAAATCCCTGCCAACAATTGGGACAATACCATAAAAACCGATTTTAAGATTGGCAATTGGCTTGAAGATGCATTTGCCACTTTGAATGTTTCGACAACTTTCAGTCAGGATAAAGTAAGCGGATATGATATTTCTTCAGATGGTTATACGTTGTTTAATATGGGGTTTGGCGGTAAGGTGAAATTGGGCAAAACAGCTTTTGATATCAATTTGAATGGTAATAACTTGCTCAATAAAACCTATATACCGCATTTATCTCGATTGGCTACTTCAGGAATACCCAATCTGGGACGGAATTTTGTTTTGGGAGTTGCTTTTAAGTTCTAA
- the mscL gene encoding large-conductance mechanosensitive channel protein MscL, whose amino-acid sequence MGFISDFKAFLMKGEIVNLATAVIVGGAFGKIVTSFTNDVLMPPIGLLLGKVDFKNLKIVLQEGIPAVMENGAEKAPAVAEVAINYGSFIQTVFDFVIIGFCIFMVLKAYEKTKKQEAVVEAPPAGPTQEELLAEIRDLLKK is encoded by the coding sequence ATGGGATTTATCAGTGATTTCAAAGCCTTTTTGATGAAAGGCGAAATAGTGAATTTGGCTACAGCGGTAATTGTTGGGGGTGCATTCGGAAAAATTGTGACCTCTTTTACAAATGACGTTTTAATGCCGCCTATTGGATTATTATTAGGAAAAGTTGATTTTAAAAACCTGAAAATTGTGCTTCAGGAAGGCATTCCCGCAGTTATGGAAAATGGTGCCGAAAAAGCGCCAGCCGTAGCAGAAGTTGCGATTAACTATGGTTCTTTTATTCAAACCGTTTTTGATTTTGTGATTATTGGTTTTTGTATTTTTATGGTATTAAAAGCCTATGAAAAAACCAAAAAACAAGAAGCAGTGGTTGAAGCTCCTCCAGCAGGGCCAACACAGGAAGAATTACTTGCCGAAATCAGGGATTTATTGAAAAAGTAA
- a CDS encoding bifunctional UDP-N-acetylmuramoyl-tripeptide:D-alanyl-D-alanine ligase/alanine racemase — protein sequence MNLNISNIESVLQSKWDRNPDGETIDTVSIDSRSLQNNEKTLFFALAGANHDAHIYIKDLIAKGVRYFVVTHIPDGLEGKANFLVVNNTLKALQQFAAYYRSLFSFPIIGVTGSNGKTIVKEWLNFLLSPDYNIIRSPKSYNSQVGVPLSVLAINEQHNLGIFEAGISTVSEMDKLEKIIRPTVGILTNIGSAHDEGFENLDEKIKEKMLLFQHSEVVIYQKNELTDNFMSSSSSLSFGEGRGEAISWSFTDETAAVFVSKKEHTHDHTLIEYTCKGNVSALEIPFVDDASVENVISCLLVLLYLEYDAKTIQSRIELLFPIEMRLKVKKGINNCSLIDDSYSSDFQSLKIALDFLESQKQHQKKTVILSDIFQSGLSNEALYSKVAELIISNNINRVIGIGETISTLKTKLPNASFFKDSNEFLAQLEQLNFENETILIKGARSFQFEEIVAAFAEKTHETVLEINLNAISHNFNFFKSKLKPTTKMMAMVKAFGYGSGGFEIAKLLEHHKLDYLGVAFADEGISLKTAGIKLPIMVLNPENTSFPAIIQHQLEPEIYSLKGLNAFLKIAEQKKLKDFPIHIKMDTGMHRLGFELNTIDDLIVTLKGNQTVKVKSILSHLATSDDPQQKDFVQYQIGLFEKLSSKLMNELGISPIRHILNTSGISNFPEAQYDMVRLGIGLYGVSNDSEEQKYLENVGTLKSVISQIRTIQPGESVGYGRRFMAERESKIATIPIGYADGISRHWGNGVGFVTIKNIKAPVLGSVCMDMLMADVTGIDCKEGDSVVIFGESPTVTYMAEQLKTIPYEILTSISQRVKRVFYRE from the coding sequence TTGAATTTAAATATTTCAAATATTGAAAGTGTTCTCCAATCAAAATGGGATAGAAATCCTGATGGAGAGACTATAGACACTGTTTCTATAGACAGCCGTTCTTTGCAAAACAATGAGAAAACGCTCTTTTTTGCATTAGCCGGAGCGAATCACGATGCCCATATTTACATAAAAGATTTAATTGCAAAAGGCGTTCGTTATTTTGTGGTGACCCATATTCCCGATGGTCTTGAGGGAAAAGCCAATTTTTTGGTTGTCAATAATACGTTGAAAGCGTTACAACAGTTTGCAGCTTATTACCGAAGCCTTTTTTCGTTTCCGATTATTGGAGTAACGGGAAGTAACGGTAAAACCATCGTAAAAGAATGGCTCAATTTCCTGTTGAGTCCCGACTATAATATCATCCGAAGCCCGAAAAGCTATAACTCACAAGTGGGGGTTCCGTTGTCAGTTTTGGCTATAAACGAACAGCATAATTTAGGGATTTTTGAAGCCGGGATTTCGACGGTTTCGGAAATGGACAAACTAGAGAAAATCATTCGGCCAACGGTCGGAATTTTGACCAATATCGGCTCTGCCCACGATGAAGGCTTTGAAAATTTGGATGAAAAAATCAAGGAAAAAATGTTGCTTTTCCAACATTCGGAAGTAGTGATTTATCAAAAAAATGAGTTAACAGATAATTTCATGTCAAGTTCTTCCTCCCTCTCTTTTGGAGAGGGGCGGGGTGAGGCTATTTCATGGTCTTTTACAGATGAAACCGCCGCTGTTTTTGTGTCCAAAAAAGAGCATACGCACGACCATACACTTATTGAATATACATGCAAAGGGAATGTTTCGGCCTTGGAAATCCCTTTTGTGGACGATGCTTCTGTCGAAAATGTGATTTCCTGTCTTTTGGTTTTGTTGTATTTGGAATACGATGCCAAAACGATTCAAAGCCGAATCGAATTATTGTTTCCGATTGAAATGCGTTTGAAAGTGAAAAAGGGAATCAATAATTGTAGCCTTATCGATGACAGTTACAGTTCCGATTTTCAGTCTTTGAAAATAGCATTGGATTTTCTTGAAAGCCAAAAACAGCATCAGAAGAAGACGGTAATTCTTTCGGATATTTTTCAAAGCGGATTATCGAATGAAGCTTTGTATTCTAAAGTGGCCGAGCTGATTATTTCCAATAATATTAACCGTGTTATCGGAATTGGCGAAACGATTTCTACTTTGAAAACAAAACTTCCGAATGCTTCATTTTTTAAAGATAGCAATGAATTTTTGGCGCAATTGGAGCAGTTGAATTTCGAAAATGAAACCATTCTTATAAAAGGAGCGCGATCTTTCCAGTTTGAAGAAATCGTGGCGGCATTTGCAGAGAAAACACACGAAACCGTTCTTGAAATTAACCTGAATGCAATAAGTCATAACTTTAATTTTTTCAAATCAAAACTAAAACCAACGACCAAAATGATGGCGATGGTTAAAGCTTTTGGTTATGGAAGCGGGGGTTTTGAAATTGCAAAATTGCTTGAGCATCACAAATTGGATTATTTGGGTGTGGCTTTCGCCGATGAGGGAATTTCGCTGAAAACCGCGGGCATCAAATTGCCGATTATGGTTTTGAATCCGGAGAATACCAGTTTCCCGGCAATTATTCAGCATCAATTGGAACCGGAAATTTACAGTCTGAAAGGATTGAATGCTTTTCTGAAAATTGCTGAACAGAAAAAATTAAAAGATTTTCCTATTCATATAAAAATGGATACCGGAATGCATCGTTTGGGTTTTGAATTAAACACGATTGATGATTTAATCGTTACTTTGAAAGGAAACCAAACGGTCAAAGTGAAGAGCATTCTTTCGCATTTGGCTACCAGTGATGACCCGCAACAGAAAGATTTTGTTCAATATCAAATTGGGTTATTCGAAAAATTATCTTCGAAATTAATGAATGAATTGGGGATTAGTCCTATCCGCCATATTTTGAATACATCCGGTATCAGTAATTTTCCGGAAGCGCAATACGATATGGTTCGTTTGGGAATTGGTTTGTATGGTGTTTCCAATGATTCGGAGGAGCAAAAATACCTTGAAAACGTTGGAACGTTAAAATCGGTTATTTCCCAAATCAGGACAATTCAGCCAGGCGAAAGCGTGGGCTACGGCAGACGGTTTATGGCGGAGAGAGAATCTAAAATAGCTACGATCCCGATTGGTTATGCTGACGGAATTTCGAGACATTGGGGGAATGGTGTTGGATTTGTAACCATTAAAAATATAAAAGCACCTGTTCTTGGAAGCGTTTGCATGGATATGTTAATGGCGGACGTGACCGGGATTGACTGTAAAGAAGGGGATTCGGTGGTGATTTTTGGCGAAAGCCCGACCGTGACTTATATGGCCGAACAACTGAAAACAATTCCGTATGAAATTCTTACTAGTATTTCGCAAAGAGTTAAGAGGGTTTTTTATAGGGAATAA
- a CDS encoding thymidine kinase produces the protein MFLENTVNHKEQFGWIEVICGSMFSGKTEELIRRLRRAQFAKQRVEIFKPAIDTRYHEEMVVSHDSNEIRSTPVPAAANIAILAQGCDVIGIDEAQFFDDEIVTVCNDLANQGIRVIVAGLDMDFKGNPFGPMPALMATAEYVTKVHAVCTRTGNLANYSFRKTDNDKLVMLGETEEYEPLSRAAYFHAMRKDEKNDENKKFK, from the coding sequence ATGTTTCTCGAAAACACAGTAAATCATAAAGAGCAATTTGGATGGATTGAAGTCATTTGCGGCTCCATGTTTTCGGGAAAAACCGAAGAACTCATCCGAAGGTTAAGACGGGCACAGTTTGCCAAACAACGAGTAGAAATCTTTAAACCTGCTATCGATACCCGTTATCATGAGGAAATGGTAGTGTCACATGACAGCAACGAAATTCGTTCAACACCGGTTCCCGCAGCTGCCAATATCGCTATTTTGGCGCAAGGTTGTGATGTGATCGGGATTGATGAAGCCCAGTTTTTTGATGACGAAATCGTGACGGTTTGTAACGACCTTGCCAATCAGGGAATTCGTGTCATTGTTGCTGGTTTGGATATGGATTTCAAAGGCAATCCTTTCGGGCCTATGCCTGCGCTTATGGCCACAGCCGAGTATGTGACCAAAGTACATGCGGTGTGTACACGAACCGGGAATCTGGCGAATTACAGTTTTCGAAAAACAGACAACGACAAACTCGTTATGCTGGGTGAGACTGAAGAATACGAGCCTTTGAGCCGTGCGGCCTATTTTCACGCCATGCGAAAAGATGAAAAAAATGACGAGAATAAAAAATTTAAATAA
- a CDS encoding aspartate-semialdehyde dehydrogenase, producing MRIAVVGATGMVGEIMLKVLAERNFPVTELIPVASEKSVGKEIEFKGKKYKVVGLQTAVDLKADIALFSAGGGTSLEWAPKFAEAGTTVIDNSSAWRMDPTKKLVVPEINANQLTKEDKIIANPNCSTIQMVLALAPLHEKYNIKRVIVSTYQSITGTGVKAVQQFENEVAGVKGDMVYKYEINRNCIPQCDVFEDNGYTKEEMKLVKETKKILSDDSIKVTATAVRVPVVGGHSEAVNVEFSNDFDVNEVRTILSQTDGVVVQDNLDTFTYPMPKYAEGKNEVFVGRIRRDESQANTLNMWIVADNLRKGAATNTIQIAEYLIAANLV from the coding sequence ATGAGAATAGCAGTTGTAGGAGCTACCGGAATGGTTGGCGAAATAATGTTGAAAGTATTGGCGGAAAGAAACTTTCCTGTAACAGAATTAATCCCAGTTGCATCTGAGAAATCAGTTGGGAAAGAAATCGAATTCAAAGGGAAAAAATATAAAGTGGTTGGTCTTCAAACTGCAGTTGACTTGAAAGCAGACATCGCTTTGTTCTCTGCCGGTGGAGGAACATCACTAGAATGGGCTCCTAAATTTGCGGAAGCGGGAACTACCGTTATTGACAATTCATCTGCATGGAGAATGGATCCTACCAAAAAATTGGTTGTTCCTGAAATCAATGCCAATCAATTGACAAAAGAGGATAAAATTATTGCCAACCCAAACTGTTCGACTATCCAAATGGTATTGGCTTTGGCTCCATTGCATGAAAAATATAACATAAAACGTGTAATCGTTTCTACTTACCAATCTATTACAGGAACGGGTGTAAAAGCGGTTCAACAATTTGAAAACGAAGTGGCCGGAGTAAAAGGCGACATGGTTTATAAATACGAAATCAACCGTAACTGTATCCCGCAATGTGATGTTTTTGAAGATAACGGATACACTAAAGAAGAGATGAAATTGGTTAAAGAAACCAAAAAAATCTTAAGTGACGATTCTATCAAAGTAACGGCTACCGCTGTGCGTGTACCGGTTGTTGGTGGACATAGTGAAGCTGTGAATGTGGAATTCAGCAATGATTTTGACGTTAACGAAGTTAGAACTATTTTGAGTCAAACTGATGGAGTGGTGGTTCAGGATAATTTAGACACTTTCACTTACCCAATGCCAAAATATGCCGAAGGTAAAAATGAAGTTTTTGTTGGTAGAATCCGTCGTGACGAAAGCCAGGCAAACACTTTGAACATGTGGATTGTTGCCGATAACTTGAGAAAAGGAGCTGCGACAAACACTATACAAATCGCAGAATATTTAATTGCTGCAAACTTGGTTTAA
- a CDS encoding leucine-rich repeat domain-containing protein, producing MSIKPLIYFLCCFSLIISGCSNSNEDESKNISTDPDCKQIVNIPDANFKAKLLSSKNDINSIATNLQGFQFKIDTNDDGIIQVCEAENVSALDLQSANITNLEGLQSFPNLKRLYCGYNSIGSIDVSSFTKLEILYCHSNKITNLNVQGLNNLQELLCYGNQLTSLNLKSLPKLEIVRFENNKISDLNIENSDKIKYITGDNNLLTTLSVKHLANLENLSVNNNSLTSLDISDLKIIHNLQCSSNKITKLNSSNCTNLGWLDCDHNALTELILDNCTKMNSLKCNGNQLSSLNLKGLKELNNIDCSFNQLKTLDTRDCPLLTNLDCYSNKLEYLIVKTIGTGNGSTIRYSFYLNPNLNSICCNPTELEYVKNLINTYGYNCQVTTNCF from the coding sequence ATGAGCATCAAACCACTTATTTATTTCTTATGCTGTTTTAGTTTAATAATCTCCGGGTGTTCTAATTCAAACGAAGATGAATCTAAAAACATAAGCACCGATCCAGATTGCAAACAAATAGTTAACATACCTGACGCCAATTTTAAAGCAAAACTGTTATCATCAAAAAATGATATTAACTCTATAGCCACAAATTTACAAGGTTTTCAATTTAAAATTGATACAAATGATGACGGGATTATTCAAGTTTGTGAAGCCGAAAATGTTAGTGCTTTAGATCTTCAAAGTGCAAATATTACGAATTTAGAAGGTTTACAATCATTTCCAAATCTTAAAAGATTATACTGTGGTTATAACAGTATTGGCAGCATAGATGTTTCTAGTTTTACAAAATTAGAAATTTTATATTGCCATTCTAATAAAATCACAAATTTAAACGTACAAGGTTTAAACAATCTGCAAGAACTTTTATGCTATGGCAATCAATTAACATCTCTAAATTTGAAATCATTACCAAAATTAGAAATAGTACGATTTGAAAATAATAAAATTAGTGACCTAAACATTGAGAATTCAGATAAAATAAAATATATAACTGGTGACAATAATTTATTAACCACTCTATCAGTAAAACATTTAGCTAATTTGGAAAATTTAAGTGTGAATAATAATTCATTAACTTCATTAGACATTAGCGACTTAAAAATCATTCATAATTTACAATGCAGTTCAAATAAAATAACTAAATTAAATAGTTCCAATTGTACAAATCTAGGATGGTTAGATTGCGATCATAATGCATTAACAGAATTAATACTTGATAATTGCACAAAAATGAATTCCCTTAAATGCAATGGAAACCAATTATCATCATTGAATCTAAAAGGATTAAAAGAACTAAACAATATTGACTGTTCTTTTAACCAATTAAAAACTTTAGATACGCGTGATTGCCCCCTATTAACGAATTTAGATTGCTATTCAAATAAATTAGAATACTTGATTGTTAAAACTATTGGTACTGGTAATGGCTCAACGATCAGATATTCATTTTATTTAAATCCAAATTTAAATTCAATTTGTTGTAACCCAACTGAACTTGAATATGTTAAAAATTTAATTAATACTTATGGATATAATTGTCAAGTAACCACAAATTGTTTTTAA